A part of Nodularia sp. LEGE 06071 genomic DNA contains:
- a CDS encoding urea transporter has protein sequence MVNTGREPLPLHELISQILTPESSVQKGRGLLSGLGSMQALNQRLVNQPLPDFINASLRGISQVIFVNNPLSGLLILTAMFIQSPWLGSMTLLGSAAATLTAILGKSNRGAIQNGIYGLNGTLIGAALAFFGAFGNGAWNPVWAIANIILSGLTVVVMETVGTWFATRFRVAPLGIPFNGVILTFLLLLVFLPQSLFDLGPPPPLFSDGEIDRFRLLQSLPTSLGQIFFVDQVISVLLVVLGIAISTPIGALVGLLGCGMYLLAGLLLGIKPDQLYTGFWGYNAALTATAIGGVFYTPNRLSITIGAISAFFASIVSILLSPLFSLLKLPVLSVPFAIVTIGCLLVLQRSLPSLVPVVLHTVASPEEHRQRFLIAKEIITSFRQQLRAALKGEKCNILFDQASEAIKGDLRYIFDAMDCDRSGFLSKEELADHLQQAGKLVSDQELTYLFKSIDRDNNGTIDFEELGELMLRHRRLMSKYTEFVTYFLPIDANEDDAIGIDEMNIAIASVGELPLSKDEIIYLQEKTEGQPLSWNQFIELLLVL, from the coding sequence ATGGTTAATACAGGTCGGGAGCCATTACCTTTACACGAACTTATTTCCCAGATATTAACACCGGAATCTTCCGTTCAGAAAGGAAGGGGACTGCTATCGGGATTGGGTAGTATGCAAGCACTCAATCAGCGCCTTGTTAATCAACCCTTACCCGATTTCATCAACGCGAGTTTGCGGGGAATTAGTCAGGTTATTTTCGTGAATAACCCTTTAAGTGGATTACTCATCCTCACGGCCATGTTTATTCAGTCTCCTTGGCTAGGAAGCATGACTCTACTTGGATCTGCCGCCGCAACGCTGACTGCAATCCTCGGCAAATCGAATCGAGGCGCGATTCAGAATGGCATATATGGGCTGAATGGAACGCTGATTGGGGCAGCACTGGCATTTTTTGGGGCGTTTGGGAATGGAGCCTGGAATCCTGTTTGGGCGATCGCTAACATTATCCTCTCTGGGTTAACGGTCGTGGTGATGGAGACAGTAGGAACGTGGTTTGCTACCCGGTTCAGAGTTGCGCCACTGGGCATACCATTCAATGGCGTAATCTTGACTTTTCTACTCTTGCTAGTATTTTTGCCTCAATCTCTCTTTGATCTTGGCCCGCCACCACCCCTTTTTTCCGACGGTGAGATTGACAGATTTCGCTTACTACAATCGCTACCAACCAGCTTGGGGCAAATCTTTTTTGTAGATCAGGTGATTTCAGTTTTGTTAGTCGTCTTAGGAATCGCCATTTCTACCCCAATTGGTGCATTAGTAGGATTACTTGGTTGTGGGATGTACTTACTAGCAGGATTGTTGCTGGGAATTAAACCAGACCAACTTTACACAGGCTTTTGGGGATATAATGCGGCTCTAACTGCAACAGCTATTGGGGGAGTATTTTACACACCAAACCGCCTGAGCATTACCATCGGAGCAATCTCCGCCTTCTTCGCCTCGATTGTCAGCATTCTCCTGTCTCCCTTGTTCTCGCTGCTGAAATTACCGGTTTTGTCTGTGCCTTTTGCCATTGTCACCATTGGCTGTCTTTTAGTATTGCAGCGATCGCTACCTTCCCTCGTGCCTGTGGTGCTACACACCGTTGCGAGTCCAGAGGAACATAGACAGAGATTTCTGATTGCCAAAGAAATTATTACCAGTTTCCGGCAACAACTCAGAGCCGCACTGAAAGGAGAAAAATGCAATATTTTGTTTGATCAGGCTTCTGAGGCGATTAAAGGCGATTTACGCTATATCTTTGATGCGATGGATTGCGATCGCAGTGGGTTTCTTTCCAAGGAAGAACTAGCAGATCACCTGCAACAAGCCGGAAAACTTGTTTCAGATCAGGAACTCACTTATCTGTTCAAGAGCATCGATAGAGATAATAATGGCACGATTGATTTTGAAGAACTTGGGGAATTGATGTTACGCCATCGACGGCTGATGTCAAAATACACAGAATTTGTTACCTACTTTTTGCCCATTGATGCTAATGAAGATGATGCCATTGGGATAGACGAGATGAATATAGCGATCGCTAGCGTCGGAGAACTGCCTTTGTCGAAAGATGAAATCATCTACCTACAAGAGAAAACAGAAGGACAGCCCTTGAGTTGGAACCAATTTATTGAACTGCTGCTGGTGCTGTAA